One genomic segment of Corynebacterium durum includes these proteins:
- a CDS encoding histidine phosphatase family protein — MTRKLIMLRHGQTEYNASGRMQGQMDTKLSDVGIRQAEAVARYMKGVNIGYVVSSDLSRAAETARIVASSRGLPVHLDPRLRETNLGDWQGQSREDVDRDYPGARAQWRHNALWAPPGGESRIEVARRARDVINELMLAHPGWDDGAVLLVAHGGTIGSLTSDLLELSIEQHHMFTGLKNTNWARLTARPRYSEEPNANGEGDPPVVPQPRFTPDTLGDAQWYLDGWNMSVAPGLEAG; from the coding sequence GTGACCCGCAAGCTCATCATGCTGCGGCACGGCCAGACGGAATACAACGCGTCTGGCCGCATGCAGGGGCAGATGGACACCAAACTCAGCGACGTGGGTATCCGTCAGGCTGAGGCGGTGGCACGCTACATGAAAGGCGTGAATATTGGGTACGTCGTGTCGTCGGACCTGTCGCGCGCGGCGGAGACGGCGAGGATCGTGGCGTCGTCACGCGGGCTGCCGGTGCACCTGGACCCCCGGCTGCGGGAAACCAACCTGGGGGACTGGCAGGGCCAATCCCGCGAGGACGTGGACCGGGACTACCCGGGGGCGCGGGCCCAGTGGCGCCATAACGCGCTGTGGGCACCCCCCGGTGGCGAATCCCGAATCGAGGTTGCCCGGCGCGCCCGTGACGTGATTAATGAGCTGATGCTCGCCCATCCCGGCTGGGACGATGGGGCCGTGCTCCTGGTAGCACATGGGGGGACCATTGGGTCGCTGACATCAGATCTTCTAGAATTGAGCATCGAGCAGCATCACATGTTCACCGGCCTGAAAAACACCAACTGGGCGCGGTTGACCGCACGCCCCCGGTATTCGGAGGAACCCAACGCCAACGGGGAGGGCGACCCGCCGGTGGTTCCGCAGCCGCGGTTTACACCGGACACCCTGGGGGATGCCCAGTGGTACCTTGACGGTTGGAACATGAGTGTTGCCCCTGGCCTGGAAGCGGGCTAG
- the nadD gene encoding nicotinate-nucleotide adenylyltransferase: MRVGIMGGTFDPIHNGHLVAASEVANMFDLDEVVFVPTGEPWQKSGKKVSAAEDRYLMTVIATASNPRFKVSRVDIDRSGPTYTVDTLRDLRRFYPGAELFFITGADALASIVTWRDWEDMFEHARFVGVTRPGYELDDAILPEVHRERVSLVDIPAMAISSTDCRERAASKRPVWYLVPDGVVQYIAKHGLYVSTSG; this comes from the coding sequence ATGAGGGTAGGGATCATGGGCGGCACGTTTGACCCGATCCATAATGGGCATCTGGTGGCTGCCTCGGAGGTGGCGAACATGTTTGACCTGGATGAGGTCGTCTTTGTTCCGACGGGGGAGCCGTGGCAGAAGTCGGGAAAGAAGGTCTCGGCCGCAGAAGATCGGTATTTGATGACGGTCATTGCCACCGCCTCGAATCCCCGGTTTAAGGTCAGCCGCGTGGATATTGATCGCAGTGGCCCCACTTACACGGTGGATACGCTGCGGGATCTGCGTCGCTTCTACCCGGGTGCGGAATTGTTCTTCATTACGGGCGCGGACGCCCTGGCGAGCATCGTGACCTGGCGCGATTGGGAGGACATGTTTGAGCATGCTCGTTTTGTGGGGGTGACCCGGCCGGGGTATGAGTTAGATGATGCGATTCTGCCGGAGGTGCATCGGGAGCGGGTGTCGCTGGTTGATATTCCTGCCATGGCCATTTCGTCGACGGATTGCCGGGAGCGGGCGGCATCGAAACGTCCGGTGTGGTATTTGGTGCCGGATGGTGTGGTGCAGTACATCGCTAAGCACGGGTTGTATGTGTCTACCTCCGGGTAG
- the rsfS gene encoding ribosome silencing factor, whose protein sequence is MTASDHAVKLASIAALAADEKLAQEIAVIDVSEQLVITDCFVIASGETDRQVSAIVDEVEDKLREAGARPIRKEGVREGRWALLDYGELVVHVQRAEEREFYGLDRLWRDCPLIEVEGVEPLERPASWADDVDVRAVTSIDEIPLADTEPDADEL, encoded by the coding sequence ATGACTGCTTCTGACCATGCTGTGAAGCTGGCGTCCATTGCGGCGCTGGCCGCCGACGAAAAGTTGGCGCAGGAGATCGCCGTGATTGATGTCTCCGAGCAGCTTGTGATTACTGACTGCTTTGTCATCGCCTCCGGGGAGACGGACCGCCAGGTCAGCGCCATTGTGGACGAGGTTGAAGACAAGCTCCGTGAGGCCGGGGCGCGCCCCATCCGCAAGGAGGGTGTGCGCGAGGGTCGCTGGGCACTGCTGGATTACGGCGAGCTGGTGGTGCATGTGCAACGCGCCGAGGAGCGCGAATTCTACGGGCTGGACCGCCTGTGGCGGGACTGCCCGCTCATTGAGGTGGAGGGCGTGGAGCCGCTGGAACGCCCCGCTAGCTGGGCCGACGACGTGGACGTACGCGCCGTCACCTCCATTGATGAGATCCCGCTTGCCGACACCGAGCCGGATGCGGACGAACTGTGA
- a CDS encoding DegV family protein, whose amino-acid sequence MPVRIVTDSSACLPDSIIEDLDITVIDLHMMNRGDDRSTSGLSSLELVACYARQLERGGDEGVLALHLSKELSSTWSNAVAAAAVFDDDMVRVIDTNCIGMGLGAAAMAAATMAQNGATLEDCYKAAVSTLERSRMWLYVHRIDELRKSGRLSATTSLMSTALAMRPIMHLKDGRLDVAAKTRTPSKALAKIVELVGAYADTNPLFIAIQQHEARETAKHLQLQLEEALPDGTTFMAVDMDPVLAVHSGPGAIAVSAVQADESELSTDEDE is encoded by the coding sequence GTGCCGGTTCGGATTGTCACTGACTCGTCGGCGTGCCTGCCGGACAGCATCATCGAGGACTTGGACATCACTGTCATTGATCTGCACATGATGAACCGCGGAGACGACCGCTCCACCTCCGGTTTGTCCTCCCTGGAACTGGTCGCCTGCTATGCCCGCCAGCTGGAACGCGGCGGCGACGAGGGGGTGCTGGCGCTGCACCTGTCCAAGGAACTCTCCTCCACCTGGTCCAACGCGGTGGCCGCGGCGGCGGTGTTTGACGACGACATGGTGCGCGTCATCGACACAAACTGCATCGGCATGGGACTCGGGGCCGCCGCCATGGCCGCAGCAACCATGGCGCAGAATGGTGCCACGCTGGAAGACTGCTACAAGGCCGCCGTAAGCACCCTAGAACGATCCCGAATGTGGCTGTACGTGCACCGCATCGACGAACTCCGCAAATCCGGCAGGCTCTCCGCCACCACCTCGCTCATGTCCACCGCTCTGGCCATGCGACCGATCATGCACCTCAAGGACGGGCGGCTGGACGTCGCGGCGAAAACCCGCACTCCCTCCAAGGCACTGGCCAAAATCGTGGAACTGGTGGGTGCTTACGCCGACACCAACCCGCTTTTCATAGCCATCCAGCAGCACGAAGCCCGCGAAACCGCCAAGCACCTGCAACTCCAGCTGGAGGAGGCACTGCCCGACGGTACGACCTTCATGGCCGTGGACATGGACCCGGTTCTGGCGGTGCATTCCGGCCCCGGCGCGATCGCGGTGTCCGCCGTCCAGGCCGATGAATCCGAGTTATCCACAGACGAAGACGAGTAA